In a single window of the uncultured Dysgonomonas sp. genome:
- a CDS encoding phosphoglycerate mutase family protein, whose translation MESFIDIAAKNQKKAHEIIEKTGIIGIWESVGAEVNLVGSLKTGLLMSNKDIDFHVYSSPLLISDSFEAMTKLAAKPGITRLEYINGFETEEQCIEWHVQYQDEDGSVWKIDIIHILKGSKYDGYFERMAKRINEVMTPAQRQTILKLKYETREMGRIIGVEYYQAVIRDGINNVEDFIKWRKVNPVGYIVEWIP comes from the coding sequence ATGGAAAGTTTTATCGATATTGCAGCAAAGAATCAGAAAAAGGCACATGAAATAATAGAGAAAACCGGAATTATCGGAATCTGGGAATCAGTCGGTGCAGAAGTAAACCTTGTAGGTTCTCTTAAAACGGGATTACTGATGTCCAACAAAGATATCGATTTTCATGTATATTCTTCCCCGCTACTCATATCCGATAGTTTCGAGGCAATGACAAAACTTGCTGCAAAACCCGGTATCACCCGGCTGGAGTATATAAACGGCTTTGAAACGGAAGAACAATGTATCGAATGGCATGTACAATATCAGGATGAAGACGGATCGGTATGGAAAATCGATATCATCCATATATTGAAAGGCTCAAAATACGACGGATATTTTGAACGAATGGCAAAAAGAATAAATGAAGTTATGACTCCTGCACAGAGGCAAACTATATTGAAGTTGAAATATGAAACCCGTGAAATGGGGAGAATAATAGGGGTAGAGTATTATCAGGCTGTTATCAGGGATGGAATAAACAATGTAGAGGATTTCATAAAATGGAGAAAAGTAAATCCGGTAGGATACATTGTAGAATGGATTCCTTAA
- a CDS encoding transglycosylase SLT domain-containing protein, translated as MKYNLIVYLLLLSSCFFFSCKKKHEQSVYDFEQIKEKGELTIITLNSSTSYFIYREEPMGYDYDLAQDFCDHYGLKLNVKVAENTTRLIEMLKRGEGDLIAYAVPIQNELKDSISYCGLQQITHQVLVQRANKGDTIIKDVTGLIDKEVYVEADTKYHQRLLNLDSELGGGIRIHTVSEDTITSEDLIEMVSLGKIRYTACDEYIARLNRTYFRNIDISLPISFEQRASWAVRKDMPNLANALNEWFAENDNTPVYKSIIKKYFELSKQLFEGEYITPKNLPKGAVSVYDELFRKHAKNTKYEWQFLAAICYHESRFQNNLTSWAGAAGIMGLMPRTAASLGLTSEDRMNPDLSIGAAVELLDRLDKIFRKIESISEREKFILAAYNAGNGHVNDAQALASKYGANPYIWEGNVQKYLELKSNPEYYNDPVCKSGYFRGGETMKYVNNVLATMNRFKRISENKK; from the coding sequence ATGAAATATAACCTTATCGTCTACCTGTTGTTACTTTCATCTTGCTTTTTTTTCTCATGTAAGAAGAAGCACGAGCAGTCTGTTTACGACTTTGAGCAAATAAAGGAGAAAGGGGAACTGACCATTATTACACTCAATAGCTCTACCTCATACTTTATTTACAGAGAGGAGCCGATGGGGTATGACTATGATCTTGCTCAGGACTTCTGCGATCATTACGGATTGAAGTTGAATGTAAAAGTGGCGGAGAATACCACCCGGCTGATAGAAATGCTAAAGAGGGGAGAGGGAGATCTTATCGCTTATGCAGTGCCTATACAAAATGAACTGAAAGATTCTATATCCTATTGCGGGCTGCAGCAGATAACTCATCAGGTTCTTGTTCAGAGGGCGAATAAAGGAGATACTATAATAAAGGATGTGACTGGTCTTATAGATAAGGAAGTATATGTGGAGGCCGATACTAAATACCACCAACGCCTGCTCAATCTTGATTCGGAATTAGGCGGGGGAATCAGGATTCATACAGTCAGCGAAGATACTATTACCAGCGAGGATCTGATAGAGATGGTATCGTTGGGCAAGATAAGATATACAGCCTGTGATGAATATATTGCCAGGTTGAACCGCACTTATTTCAGGAATATTGATATCTCCTTGCCAATAAGTTTCGAGCAACGGGCTTCATGGGCCGTACGGAAAGATATGCCGAATCTGGCGAATGCTCTTAATGAGTGGTTTGCTGAGAATGACAATACACCTGTATACAAGAGTATCATAAAGAAGTATTTCGAGTTGAGCAAACAGCTCTTTGAGGGTGAGTATATAACCCCGAAAAATTTGCCTAAGGGTGCTGTTTCTGTCTATGATGAGCTCTTCAGGAAACATGCTAAGAATACAAAATACGAATGGCAATTCCTTGCTGCTATTTGCTATCACGAGTCCCGCTTCCAGAACAATCTTACTTCGTGGGCGGGAGCTGCCGGGATTATGGGGCTAATGCCTCGTACTGCCGCCTCATTGGGCTTGACCAGTGAAGACCGCATGAATCCTGACCTGAGCATCGGGGCGGCAGTTGAATTGCTGGACAGGTTGGATAAAATATTTCGTAAGATAGAGAGTATCAGTGAGCGTGAGAAATTCATACTGGCTGCTTATAATGCAGGAAACGGGCACGTAAATGATGCGCAGGCTCTAGCTTCAAAATACGGAGCTAATCCTTATATATGGGAAGGAAATGTTCAAAAGTATCTCGAACTGAAAAGCAATCCGGAATACTATAACGACCCTGTATGTAAAAGCGGGTACTTCAGAGGTGGTGAAACGATGAAGTATGTGAATAATGTATTGGCTACGATGAATCGGTTTAAAAGGATAAGTGAGAATAAAAAGTGA
- the argB gene encoding acetylglutamate kinase, with the protein MEKLTIIKVGGKIVEEEQSLKQLLKDFSRIEGYKILVHGGGRSATKLAERLGIESRMINGRRITDLETLQVVTMVYGGLVNKNIVAGLQALDVNALGLTGADMNLIRSEKRPVTDIDYGFVGDVKEVNTGILSSLISQGIVPILAPLTHDKQGNILNTNADTIAGETAKALANIFGVSLVYCFEKKGVLMDENDDDSVIPSLNKAEFKDLVQKGVIQGGMIPKLDNAFESIEAGVKEVVITSANEIGTGSGTRVYLF; encoded by the coding sequence ATGGAGAAGCTAACTATAATAAAAGTAGGTGGAAAAATTGTAGAAGAAGAACAATCGCTGAAACAACTTCTAAAAGATTTTTCCCGTATAGAAGGATATAAAATACTAGTCCATGGCGGAGGTCGATCGGCAACAAAACTGGCAGAGCGCCTGGGTATCGAAAGCCGTATGATAAACGGCCGCCGCATCACCGATTTAGAGACCCTGCAAGTAGTAACAATGGTTTATGGAGGCCTTGTTAATAAGAATATTGTGGCAGGACTGCAAGCCCTGGACGTGAATGCCCTTGGACTTACAGGCGCAGATATGAATCTGATCCGTTCCGAAAAAAGACCTGTAACAGATATAGATTATGGATTTGTGGGGGATGTAAAAGAGGTGAATACAGGAATACTGTCATCTCTGATATCTCAGGGTATAGTACCCATATTAGCCCCTCTCACCCATGACAAACAAGGCAATATACTAAATACAAATGCCGACACAATAGCAGGAGAAACTGCGAAAGCCTTAGCCAATATTTTCGGGGTGAGCCTTGTGTATTGTTTTGAAAAGAAAGGCGTGTTAATGGACGAAAATGATGATGATAGCGTAATCCCATCACTAAATAAAGCAGAATTTAAGGATTTGGTTCAGAAAGGTGTTATACAAGGAGGCATGATACCTAAGCTCGACAACGCATTCGAATCTATCGAAGCAGGTGTTAAAGAAGTGGTGATAACAAGCGCAAATGAGATTGGGACAGGTTCCGGCACCCGAGTTTATTTGTTTTAA
- a CDS encoding porin family protein: MRTILKFSLVIIALLLVANVNAQEKPATFGVKAGMNLSTITGDATDDVKAKVGFNVGVTLDYTLTSDLYLLTGLELSTKGCKEDVGLSKDATSNLMYLQLPIHLGYKLAVTDATKIVFHAGPYVAYGIGGKTKISESGVEVSVNSFGSNRVKRFDFGVGLGVGAEFGKIGVGLGYDFGLVNIVDVDNVSNKNANAYLTVGYKF; this comes from the coding sequence ATGAGAACAATTCTAAAATTTAGCTTAGTTATTATTGCATTACTATTAGTTGCAAATGTGAATGCCCAGGAAAAACCTGCAACTTTTGGTGTTAAAGCAGGAATGAATCTCTCCACTATTACAGGAGATGCGACAGATGATGTAAAGGCCAAAGTAGGCTTTAATGTTGGCGTAACATTAGATTATACGCTGACATCCGATTTATATCTCTTAACAGGTCTCGAACTATCGACAAAAGGGTGCAAAGAAGATGTTGGATTATCGAAAGATGCTACAAGCAATTTAATGTATCTGCAACTTCCAATTCACCTCGGCTACAAATTAGCAGTTACAGATGCTACCAAAATAGTATTTCATGCCGGACCTTATGTAGCATACGGAATTGGAGGAAAAACAAAAATATCGGAATCAGGTGTTGAAGTAAGTGTTAATTCTTTTGGTAGTAATCGTGTAAAACGATTCGACTTTGGAGTTGGCCTTGGCGTCGGAGCTGAATTTGGCAAAATTGGAGTTGGTCTGGGGTATGATTTCGGCCTTGTCAACATCGTGGATGTCGACAACGTATCAAATAAAAACGCAAACGCTTACCTGACAGTAGGATATAAGTTCTAA
- a CDS encoding nitronate monooxygenase: MTNRVTSLFGIKYPIISGGMVWCSGWRLASAVSNAGGLGLIGAGSMHPETLREHIQKCKAATDKPFGVNVPLMYPEIDTIMDIIISEGVKIVFTSAGNPKLWTKKLQDNGIIVTHVVSSSKFALKCQEAGVDAVVAEGFEAGGHNGREETSTMVLIPQVRQSIHIPLIAAGGIGTGNGMLAAFALGAEGIQMGTRFALTQESSASQEFKELCINLKEGDTVLSLKKLSPTRMIKNEFYNAVQSAEDRGASVEEMRELLGRGRSKKGIFEGDLVEGELEIGQVSSLIDNLPTAADVVNHVVAEYNIKVEDIITGDFKL; this comes from the coding sequence ATGACAAACAGAGTAACATCTTTATTTGGAATAAAATATCCCATTATTTCGGGAGGAATGGTATGGTGCAGTGGCTGGAGACTGGCTTCGGCCGTGAGTAATGCAGGCGGATTAGGGCTTATTGGTGCCGGATCGATGCATCCCGAAACACTACGTGAACATATCCAAAAATGCAAAGCTGCAACAGATAAACCTTTTGGGGTCAATGTGCCGTTGATGTACCCTGAGATAGATACGATAATGGATATTATTATTTCCGAAGGAGTGAAAATAGTATTCACATCGGCAGGTAATCCAAAGCTTTGGACCAAAAAGTTACAGGATAACGGTATTATAGTAACCCATGTTGTATCCAGCTCTAAGTTTGCCCTGAAATGCCAGGAAGCGGGTGTAGATGCAGTTGTAGCCGAAGGATTTGAAGCCGGAGGACATAATGGACGTGAGGAGACATCCACTATGGTACTTATACCTCAGGTGAGGCAGAGTATACATATTCCGCTCATTGCAGCCGGAGGAATCGGTACCGGTAATGGCATGCTGGCAGCTTTTGCATTAGGTGCGGAAGGGATACAGATGGGTACACGTTTTGCCCTGACACAGGAGAGTTCGGCTTCTCAGGAATTTAAGGAACTCTGTATTAACCTGAAAGAAGGTGATACTGTTCTCTCTCTGAAAAAGCTCAGCCCTACCCGCATGATAAAGAATGAGTTCTATAATGCAGTACAGTCTGCCGAAGACAGAGGAGCATCGGTGGAAGAAATGCGTGAGTTGCTTGGACGCGGCCGTTCTAAAAAGGGAATCTTTGAAGGTGATCTTGTTGAGGGTGAGTTGGAAATAGGACAAGTAAGTTCCTTGATAGATAACTTGCCTACAGCCGCAGATGTGGTAAATCATGTCGTTGCGGAGTATAATATCAAAGTGGAAGATATAATCACGGGCGATTTTAAATTATAA
- the dacB gene encoding D-alanyl-D-alanine carboxypeptidase/D-alanyl-D-alanine-endopeptidase, producing the protein MMKAKSRYLLTFLVLVPYILNAQVKQAGIQTFLNHQGLRHASVGICVKDLSGTKLAGHNEDRAYTPASILKVVTTATALEILGPDYKYQTTLAIDKDKPDRLLVHGYGDPTLGTEHLDNTPDAFLSRWTEQIGQKFDSTKKLDITIVDDYFGYEGVSQRWTYQDMGNYYAAASYGISIYDNTYKLFFNTMRRDTCPVIIKTQPEMNLSFRNTLTMNTTGQDNGYIHGEPFSVNRLLSGDIPGGRSSFSIKGDIPDPGLYLGEVLAKQLTDKGFRLGAVESTYDRYFNQMYSKNRKTFNEDIFYRHESFPLKDIIKDTNVRSNNHYAEHLIRTVGRTKTTDIYSSALDAGIDKTKELWKARGLNTDALTMFDGSGLAPSNAVSPAFMCDLLVYMQAKSKYADAFLESLPKAGKDGTVSNRLKGTRLAGKISMKSGSIYGVQCFAGYYTDGDKKYAFTIMVNNFTGSRSQIVQAIDKLLLSMF; encoded by the coding sequence ATGATGAAAGCAAAGAGCCGATATTTATTAACATTCTTGGTATTAGTTCCTTATATACTGAATGCGCAGGTAAAACAAGCCGGAATACAAACTTTTCTTAATCATCAGGGGCTCAGGCATGCCTCCGTTGGTATTTGTGTAAAGGACTTGTCAGGGACGAAACTAGCCGGACATAATGAAGACAGGGCATACACTCCCGCATCTATACTAAAGGTAGTAACTACCGCCACCGCATTGGAAATATTGGGCCCCGATTATAAATATCAGACTACTCTGGCCATAGACAAAGATAAGCCGGACAGGTTATTGGTGCATGGATATGGTGATCCTACACTGGGAACCGAACATCTGGATAATACGCCTGACGCGTTCCTTTCCCGATGGACAGAACAGATAGGGCAGAAATTCGATTCAACAAAAAAATTGGATATTACCATTGTCGATGATTATTTTGGATATGAAGGTGTATCGCAGCGATGGACATATCAGGATATGGGTAATTATTACGCTGCGGCAAGTTATGGTATCAGTATTTATGATAATACATATAAGCTCTTTTTCAATACAATGCGTCGCGATACATGCCCTGTTATAATAAAGACCCAGCCCGAAATGAACCTGTCGTTTCGCAATACCCTTACGATGAATACTACAGGGCAGGATAACGGATATATTCACGGGGAACCTTTTTCCGTAAACAGGCTTCTTTCGGGAGACATCCCCGGTGGAAGGTCGTCGTTCAGTATAAAGGGCGATATTCCCGATCCGGGCTTATATCTCGGCGAAGTATTGGCAAAGCAGTTGACTGATAAGGGCTTTAGGTTAGGCGCGGTAGAAAGCACGTATGACAGGTATTTCAATCAGATGTATTCGAAGAATAGAAAGACTTTTAATGAAGATATATTCTATCGCCACGAGTCTTTTCCATTGAAAGATATCATAAAGGATACCAATGTAAGGAGTAACAACCATTATGCGGAACATCTTATACGCACTGTAGGGCGTACAAAAACGACAGATATATACTCCTCTGCTCTGGATGCAGGGATTGACAAAACGAAAGAATTGTGGAAAGCCCGGGGATTGAATACCGATGCGCTTACCATGTTTGATGGAAGCGGGCTTGCCCCGTCTAACGCCGTGAGTCCTGCATTTATGTGCGACTTACTGGTGTATATGCAGGCAAAAAGTAAGTATGCCGATGCTTTTCTGGAGTCGTTGCCCAAAGCGGGGAAAGACGGAACTGTAAGCAACCGGCTCAAGGGAACACGCCTTGCCGGAAAGATATCGATGAAAAGCGGCAGTATCTATGGTGTGCAATGCTTTGCAGGATACTATACAGACGGAGATAAGAAATATGCTTTTACCATAATGGTTAATAATTTTACGGGTTCGCGCAGCCAGATAGTGCAGGCTATAGATAAGCTGTTGCTCTCGATGTTTTGA
- a CDS encoding DUF3127 domain-containing protein — MQLTAKLIQVLPVQTGMGKNGEWRKQSIILETDGMYPKKVCMTFWGDKINESILQIGNILDVSFDVESREYNGNWYTDLRAWKVEPAGTSQHAPTQSYGQASQPTQAATPVDFSGDSGDDLPF, encoded by the coding sequence ATGCAGTTAACAGCAAAATTAATTCAAGTGCTTCCTGTGCAGACAGGTATGGGTAAAAACGGAGAGTGGAGAAAACAAAGCATCATTCTCGAAACCGATGGTATGTATCCTAAAAAAGTATGCATGACCTTCTGGGGTGATAAAATAAACGAGTCTATACTTCAAATAGGAAATATTCTGGATGTGTCTTTCGATGTAGAAAGCCGCGAATATAACGGGAACTGGTACACAGACCTCAGAGCTTGGAAAGTAGAGCCTGCAGGCACAAGTCAACATGCTCCGACACAATCATACGGACAAGCAAGCCAACCTACACAAGCTGCTACCCCGGTGGACTTTAGCGGAGACAGTGGCGACGATCTTCCATTTTGA
- a CDS encoding AI-2E family transporter produces MTMGQPFDKPFTFDRTIRLLISVLAIGAALYFLYLLKDVLLPFFVAWLLAYMLNPLVRFYKRKLKLPHSIAVVLTLLSVAGIFTLLGFILVPLIENEIWQINGLIASYDLSAISQNGIPVSVADIIGRYVDYKELQSTLSKDNLVEIIQYVSPAVESLFSGTISFLFGLTVVFIVILYLIFILLDYDKINELWRFLIPPKYRPIVGRITLDVETSMNKYFRHQAFICCILAVLYATGFQIIGLPMAIMFGIFVGLVHMIPYLQVITFPPAILLCWLRASQTDDSFWVMLGLVALIYVIVQCIMDLFLVPKIMGKAMGLNPAIILLSLSVWGSLLGIVGMIIAIPLTTMLLSYYKEFITSAEKLQAIEESQQEIPFDES; encoded by the coding sequence ATGACAATGGGACAACCATTCGACAAGCCTTTCACCTTCGACCGCACTATCCGCTTGTTGATAAGTGTATTGGCTATAGGAGCCGCCCTCTACTTTCTGTATTTACTGAAAGACGTATTACTCCCTTTTTTCGTAGCATGGCTTTTAGCTTATATGCTGAATCCATTAGTACGCTTTTACAAAAGAAAATTAAAGCTCCCCCACTCTATAGCCGTTGTACTCACACTGCTATCAGTGGCAGGGATATTCACACTACTCGGATTTATACTGGTTCCCCTTATCGAAAACGAGATATGGCAAATTAACGGCCTGATTGCCAGTTATGATTTGTCCGCCATAAGCCAAAACGGAATTCCGGTAAGTGTGGCTGATATTATAGGCCGGTATGTTGACTACAAGGAACTGCAAAGCACTTTATCGAAAGACAATCTTGTAGAGATTATTCAATATGTAAGCCCAGCCGTAGAGTCCCTCTTTTCGGGTACAATATCCTTTCTTTTCGGACTTACGGTAGTCTTTATCGTTATCTTATACCTGATATTTATATTGCTCGATTATGATAAGATAAATGAGCTCTGGAGATTCCTTATCCCACCTAAATACCGCCCGATAGTAGGCCGCATAACACTGGATGTGGAAACCAGCATGAATAAATATTTCCGCCATCAGGCTTTTATCTGCTGCATTCTGGCTGTGCTGTATGCTACCGGGTTTCAGATCATAGGTTTGCCGATGGCAATTATGTTTGGCATATTTGTAGGTCTTGTACATATGATACCATATCTTCAGGTCATCACATTCCCGCCGGCAATATTGCTTTGCTGGTTGCGGGCATCGCAGACAGACGATAGTTTCTGGGTGATGCTGGGATTAGTGGCTCTTATATATGTAATTGTGCAATGTATTATGGATCTGTTCTTAGTGCCGAAAATAATGGGAAAAGCAATGGGCCTGAATCCGGCAATCATTCTACTATCTCTCTCAGTATGGGGTTCACTATTAGGCATAGTGGGTATGATAATCGCCATCCCCCTAACTACCATGCTACTATCATATTATAAAGAATTTATCACCTCAGCCGAAAAACTGCAAGCCATAGAAGAATCACAACAGGAGATACCTTTCGATGAAAGTTGA
- the rpsO gene encoding 30S ribosomal protein S15 has translation MYLDSAKKQEIFAKHGKSNTDTGSPEAQIALFSYRISHLTEHLKLNKKDYNTERSLRRLVGKRRRLLDYLIDNDIERYRAIIKELGIRK, from the coding sequence ATGTATTTAGATTCAGCTAAAAAGCAAGAAATCTTCGCAAAACACGGAAAGTCTAACACTGATACTGGCTCACCTGAAGCTCAGATAGCATTGTTTTCATACCGTATTTCGCATTTAACTGAACATTTGAAGTTAAATAAGAAGGATTATAACACTGAAAGATCTCTAAGACGCCTTGTAGGTAAACGTCGTCGTTTACTTGATTACCTGATAGATAATGATATTGAAAGATATCGTGCTATCATCAAAGAACTAGGTATCAGAAAGTAA
- the pnp gene encoding polyribonucleotide nucleotidyltransferase: protein MMNPITKSIDLGDGRTITLETGKLAKQADGSVMLRMGNTMMLATVCAAKDAKPDVDFMPLQVEYKEKFAAFGRFPGGFLRREGRASDYEILVCRLVDRALRPLFPDDYHAEVFVNVTLFSSDGIDMPDALAGLAASAALAVSDVPFNGPISEVRVARVDGQFILNPTFAQLEQADMDIMVGATMENIMMVEGEFKEVSEAEMLEAIKVAHEAIKVQCQAQIELMEAVGKTVKREYCHEVNDEELRKDVWAKCYDKAYAVAASANTNKHERGDNFAAIVDEYKAGLTEEELAEKGSLISRYYHDVEKEAMRRSILDEGKRLDGRSTTEIRPIWSEVDYLPGAHGSAIFTRGETQSLTTVTLGTKLDEKIIDDVLNNGKERFLLHYNFPPFSTGDARPQRGVGRREIGHGNLAHRALKPMIPANYPYVIRVVSDILESNGSSSMATVCAGTLALMDAGVQIKKPVTGIAMGLISEKKGTNFAVLSDILGDEDHLGDMDFKVCGTKDGITATQMDIKVDGLSYEILEKALNQAREGRLHIMGKILETLPEPRADFKENAPRIEVIIINKEFIGAVIGPGGKIIQGIQEETGATVTIEEIDGYGRVEISATSRTSIEAAVAKIKGIVAVPEVGEVYTAKVRSVMPYGAFCEFLPGKDGLLHISEISWDRIEDMEKAGLKEGDEIEVKLIDIDPKTGKFKLSRKVLLPRPPRPEKPVQKNNNEGNN from the coding sequence ATGATGAATCCGATTACAAAGAGTATCGATTTAGGTGATGGAAGGACTATCACCCTTGAAACCGGAAAATTAGCAAAACAAGCAGATGGATCTGTAATGCTACGCATGGGTAACACCATGATGCTGGCTACAGTTTGTGCTGCAAAAGACGCTAAACCGGACGTTGATTTTATGCCTTTACAGGTAGAGTATAAAGAAAAATTTGCCGCATTCGGCCGCTTCCCCGGAGGTTTTCTTCGCAGAGAAGGACGTGCGTCAGATTATGAAATATTGGTTTGCCGCTTGGTAGACCGTGCGCTTCGCCCGTTATTCCCGGATGATTATCACGCTGAAGTATTTGTGAATGTAACACTGTTCTCTTCAGATGGCATAGATATGCCGGACGCACTGGCCGGGCTTGCAGCTTCTGCTGCCCTTGCAGTATCCGATGTGCCTTTCAATGGGCCAATCTCGGAAGTGAGAGTTGCACGTGTAGATGGACAATTTATCCTTAATCCGACTTTCGCTCAACTGGAGCAAGCCGATATGGATATCATGGTAGGTGCTACTATGGAGAATATCATGATGGTAGAAGGCGAGTTTAAGGAAGTTTCGGAAGCAGAAATGCTGGAAGCAATTAAAGTAGCGCACGAAGCTATCAAAGTACAATGCCAGGCTCAGATAGAACTGATGGAAGCTGTGGGCAAAACAGTAAAACGCGAATACTGCCACGAAGTAAACGATGAAGAACTTCGTAAAGACGTATGGGCAAAATGCTACGACAAAGCTTATGCCGTAGCTGCATCGGCTAACACAAACAAGCACGAACGTGGCGATAACTTCGCAGCTATCGTAGATGAATATAAAGCAGGCCTGACAGAAGAAGAACTGGCTGAAAAGGGTTCTTTGATATCCCGCTATTACCACGATGTGGAAAAAGAAGCAATGCGCCGCTCTATCCTTGACGAAGGTAAACGCCTCGATGGACGTTCTACTACAGAAATCCGCCCTATATGGAGCGAAGTAGATTATCTGCCGGGAGCGCATGGCTCTGCTATCTTTACCCGTGGAGAAACTCAATCACTGACCACAGTTACTTTAGGTACCAAGCTGGATGAGAAAATCATCGACGACGTACTTAACAACGGAAAAGAAAGATTCCTTTTACACTATAATTTCCCTCCGTTCTCTACCGGAGATGCCCGTCCGCAACGCGGAGTAGGCCGTCGCGAGATAGGACACGGAAATCTTGCTCACAGAGCTTTGAAACCAATGATTCCAGCTAACTACCCATATGTTATCCGTGTAGTATCTGATATTCTTGAATCGAATGGTTCATCTTCTATGGCAACTGTTTGTGCCGGTACACTGGCTCTGATGGATGCCGGCGTGCAGATCAAAAAACCAGTAACGGGTATAGCAATGGGACTTATCTCAGAGAAGAAAGGTACAAACTTTGCTGTGCTTTCCGACATCCTAGGAGATGAAGACCACTTAGGTGATATGGACTTTAAGGTATGTGGTACAAAAGACGGTATCACTGCTACCCAGATGGATATTAAAGTAGACGGATTGTCATACGAGATACTCGAAAAAGCCCTGAATCAGGCACGTGAAGGCCGTTTACATATTATGGGTAAAATCCTTGAAACATTACCTGAGCCGCGCGCAGACTTCAAAGAAAATGCTCCGCGTATCGAGGTTATTATTATCAACAAAGAATTTATCGGTGCTGTTATTGGCCCTGGAGGTAAGATTATTCAAGGTATTCAGGAAGAAACCGGTGCCACTGTTACTATCGAGGAAATCGATGGTTACGGCCGCGTAGAAATATCAGCAACAAGCAGAACTTCTATCGAAGCCGCTGTTGCTAAAATCAAAGGCATTGTAGCCGTTCCGGAAGTAGGAGAAGTATATACAGCTAAAGTTCGCTCAGTAATGCCTTATGGCGCATTCTGTGAATTCCTTCCGGGCAAAGATGGTCTGCTTCATATCTCTGAGATCTCTTGGGATCGCATAGAAGACATGGAAAAAGCCGGACTGAAAGAAGGTGACGAAATAGAAGTGAAACTGATTGACATCGATCCTAAGACCGGAAAATTCAAATTATCCCGTAAGGTACTTCTTCCACGTCCTCCAAGACCGGAAAAACCTGTACAGAAGAATAACAATGAAGGAAATAACTAA